A window of the Candidatus Cloacimonadota bacterium genome harbors these coding sequences:
- a CDS encoding riboflavin synthase, protein MFTGIIEEIGRIERVIKSGSMSSISISCNKVLDDIKLGDSIAVNGICLTVNSFDN, encoded by the coding sequence ATGTTCACTGGAATAATTGAAGAAATTGGCAGAATCGAACGAGTCATAAAATCAGGATCAATGAGTTCTATTTCTATTTCATGCAATAAGGTTTTGGATGATATAAAATTGGGAGACAGCATAGCGGTAAATGGTATATGTTTAACGGTTAACTCTTTTGATAACAA